In one window of Flavobacterium ginsengisoli DNA:
- a CDS encoding helix-turn-helix transcriptional regulator produces the protein MATTIKNKIRNIRELKNYTQEYMAERLGVTQAGYSKIEKGKTSLSYEKLVEIGRILDVSVEDIISFEYDKYFSNYGKITGNNNGSILINADNTSVLKELYEDKIQLLEKLLNRTEIELERYKDKFGEL, from the coding sequence ATGGCCACAACAATAAAAAATAAAATTAGAAATATTAGAGAGTTAAAAAATTACACTCAGGAATACATGGCAGAAAGATTAGGTGTAACTCAGGCGGGTTACAGTAAAATTGAGAAAGGAAAAACATCTTTGAGTTATGAAAAATTGGTCGAGATAGGAAGAATCCTAGATGTGAGTGTAGAAGATATAATTAGTTTTGAATACGATAAATATTTTAGTAATTACGGAAAAATAACAGGTAATAATAATGGAAGTATCTTAATTAATGCAGATAACACTTCGGTATTAAAAGAGCTTTATGAAGATAAAATCCAATTATTAGAAAAATTGCTTAATAGAACTGAAATTGAGCTTGAACGCTATAAAGATAAATTTGGAGAACTTTGA
- a CDS encoding Crp/Fnr family transcriptional regulator, whose product MQHSLKTIFPNFSNELIATIEENGSLQDFEAGTILMRTGQYIKNTVLIIKGKIKIYREGEDGGEFLMYYLQPGQACAISMICTAKSEKSQIMAKVVEDVTVMMIPLQLMDKWMMEHRSWYEFVIETYRSRFEEVLEVVDNIAFRSMDERLEFYLKRHSDACGCSEVNLSHQEIATELNTSREVVSRLLKKMEQRGLVKLNRNQIELLK is encoded by the coding sequence ATGCAACATTCCTTAAAAACCATATTTCCTAATTTTTCTAACGAACTAATCGCTACAATTGAAGAAAACGGAAGTCTTCAAGATTTTGAAGCAGGAACCATTTTAATGCGTACCGGACAGTATATTAAAAATACTGTTTTGATTATTAAAGGAAAAATTAAAATCTATCGAGAAGGCGAAGATGGTGGAGAGTTTTTAATGTATTATCTACAACCTGGACAAGCCTGTGCCATTTCGATGATCTGTACTGCCAAAAGCGAAAAAAGCCAAATTATGGCAAAAGTCGTCGAAGATGTTACTGTGATGATGATTCCGTTGCAATTGATGGATAAATGGATGATGGAACATAGAAGTTGGTACGAATTTGTAATTGAAACTTATCGAAGCCGTTTTGAAGAAGTTTTAGAAGTCGTTGATAATATCGCTTTCCGTTCTATGGATGAAAGATTAGAGTTTTACTTAAAAAGACATTCTGATGCTTGTGGTTGTTCTGAAGTAAATCTCTCACACCAAGAAATTGCAACCGAATTAAATACATCTCGCGAAGTCGTTTCCAGATTACTCAAAAAAATGGAACAGCGCGGTCTGGTCAAACTCAATCGAAACCAGATTGAGTTATTGAAATAG
- a CDS encoding rhodanese-like domain-containing protein, with amino-acid sequence MNLSQEDWVAQLEADENAVILDVRTEDEFNDGYIENALNIDINKGQAFIYEIEELDKNKNYYVYCRSGARSAKACQIMNELGIENAYNLLGGILDWEGETVQP; translated from the coding sequence ATGAATTTATCACAAGAAGATTGGGTTGCTCAGTTAGAAGCTGACGAAAATGCAGTTATACTTGATGTAAGAACTGAAGACGAATTTAATGACGGCTACATTGAGAATGCTCTAAATATTGATATCAATAAAGGGCAGGCATTTATCTATGAAATCGAAGAATTAGACAAAAATAAAAATTATTACGTATACTGTCGTTCTGGAGCTAGAAGCGCAAAAGCGTGTCAGATTATGAACGAATTGGGTATCGAAAACGCCTACAATCTGCTTGGAGGAATCCTGGATTGGGAAGGCGAAACAGTACAACCATAA
- a CDS encoding tetratricopeptide repeat protein, with amino-acid sequence MKNTFVLLVLLTTFQFFGQNDQKATFQKNKYELAVSYYKKADFVKAIDLFSLATKIKPENEIAQESGKMVDTLREVLRKEILDQAIGTWKRSGNQPVWVSALDDSTGETLFDEVIEIKEDSILFFEVDKKTKIKKLIKTENLIYNDSNNTVSLFSEIILSDGTIWNCNIDERANVLHVVNVAVKRIERVEKIEGNNEESYYIKI; translated from the coding sequence ATGAAAAATACATTTGTCCTACTTGTTTTACTAACTACCTTTCAGTTTTTTGGACAAAATGATCAAAAGGCAACATTTCAAAAAAATAAATATGAACTAGCTGTTTCCTACTATAAGAAAGCCGATTTTGTAAAAGCTATCGATTTGTTTTCTTTAGCGACTAAAATTAAACCTGAAAATGAGATCGCTCAAGAATCAGGGAAAATGGTAGATACATTACGTGAGGTTTTAAGAAAGGAAATTTTAGATCAAGCAATTGGAACTTGGAAACGTTCAGGAAACCAGCCAGTTTGGGTATCTGCATTAGATGATTCTACTGGTGAAACTTTATTTGATGAAGTGATTGAAATTAAAGAAGATTCAATATTGTTTTTTGAAGTCGACAAAAAGACTAAAATAAAAAAATTGATAAAAACAGAAAACTTAATTTATAATGATTCAAATAATACAGTCTCATTATTTTCAGAAATTATACTTTCAGACGGAACAATTTGGAATTGCAATATCGATGAAAGAGCAAATGTGCTTCATGTTGTGAATGTTGCTGTTAAAAGAATAGAAAGAGTAGAAAAGATTGAAGGTAATAATGAAGAAAGTTATTACATTAAAATCTAG
- a CDS encoding outer membrane beta-barrel protein: protein MKKFFLVAFLCICANGFAQLIQIGPQISTNITSVNTKNFSSDHTNTGIGAAAFARLNLALFYAQGEFGYAQTNFSVYQDAIGETEFKLAGTDASLIAGLKIIPLGKLGNVRLFVGYNWKNYSDISRSNNLNSVTFEKNNHSILGGVGVDVWRLTFDLRYLAGLSDIDASSNGEIKTGVTNFSLGFKFL from the coding sequence ATGAAAAAATTCTTTTTAGTAGCATTTTTATGTATTTGTGCAAATGGATTTGCACAGTTAATACAAATCGGACCACAAATTTCGACAAATATTACTTCTGTTAATACCAAAAATTTCAGCTCCGACCATACTAATACAGGAATTGGCGCTGCAGCATTTGCTAGGTTAAATCTTGCACTTTTTTATGCTCAGGGAGAATTTGGATATGCTCAAACCAATTTTAGTGTTTATCAAGATGCCATTGGAGAAACCGAATTTAAACTTGCAGGAACAGATGCGTCATTAATTGCAGGGCTTAAAATTATTCCGCTTGGCAAATTGGGAAATGTAAGGCTTTTTGTTGGGTACAACTGGAAAAATTATTCTGATATAAGTAGAAGCAATAATCTCAATTCTGTAACATTCGAAAAAAACAATCACAGTATTCTTGGAGGCGTCGGGGTTGATGTCTGGAGATTGACTTTTGATTTAAGATATCTTGCGGGACTTAGTGATATTGACGCTTCTAGTAATGGCGAAATCAAAACTGGGGTTACAAATTTTTCGCTTGGATTTAAATTTCTATAA
- a CDS encoding GNAT family N-acetyltransferase: MEIKTINASDTWQIRHEVMWPDQPFEFVQLKEDDLGFHFGAFEENKLVSIVSCFIEGEEMQFRKLATLEEYQGKGIASELLIQILEFAKKKGLKKVWCNARTNKKAFYEKFGMKNAFKTFEKAGQEFTIMEIILF, from the coding sequence ATGGAAATTAAAACAATAAACGCGTCCGATACTTGGCAGATAAGACACGAGGTAATGTGGCCAGATCAACCTTTTGAATTTGTCCAACTTAAAGAAGATGATTTAGGATTTCATTTTGGAGCTTTTGAAGAAAATAAATTAGTTTCTATAGTTTCATGTTTTATTGAAGGAGAAGAAATGCAGTTTAGAAAACTCGCAACTTTAGAAGAATACCAAGGAAAAGGAATTGCCTCTGAGCTTTTAATACAAATACTGGAATTTGCGAAAAAGAAGGGACTGAAAAAAGTTTGGTGCAATGCTAGAACCAATAAAAAAGCATTTTACGAGAAATTTGGAATGAAAAATGCTTTTAAAACTTTTGAAAAAGCGGGTCAAGAGTTTACAATTATGGAAATTATTCTTTTTTGA